The following are from one region of the Haloactinomyces albus genome:
- a CDS encoding acetylornithine transaminase encodes MMPHDGTNAAGAQRWQTSMMDNYGAPKLTLVSGSGCEVTDAEGTTYLDLFGGVAVNALGHAHSAVVTAVTEQISRLGHVSNFYAHEPGLRLAEELLDLAGSAGNGRVLFCNSGAEANETALKISRLTGRTKVVATTGGFHGRTMGALALTGQPGKQEPFEPLPTGVVHVPYGDTAALESEVDESTAAVFLEPIQGENGVVVPPDGYLQAARDIATRYGALLVIDEVQTGIGRTGHWFAFQRSGIVPDVITLAKGLGGGLPMGACIGIGDTGTLLRPGQHGTTFGGNPVACAAALAVLRTIASDSLLEHADRLGKDITARVQRMNHPLVSEVRGAGLLIGIALNAAVAPQVAAAAQGSGYLLNPVQPDVLRLAPPLVLEPDQAQRFLSDLPALLSTHEGNA; translated from the coding sequence ATGATGCCGCACGACGGAACCAACGCCGCCGGGGCGCAGCGCTGGCAGACGTCCATGATGGACAACTACGGTGCGCCGAAGCTGACTCTGGTCAGCGGATCGGGCTGCGAGGTCACCGACGCCGAGGGAACGACCTACCTCGACCTGTTCGGGGGAGTCGCGGTGAACGCCCTCGGCCATGCGCACTCGGCCGTGGTCACCGCTGTCACCGAGCAGATCTCCCGGCTCGGGCACGTATCGAACTTCTACGCGCACGAGCCGGGTCTGCGCCTGGCCGAGGAACTGCTGGATCTGGCCGGATCCGCGGGCAATGGCCGGGTGCTGTTCTGCAACTCGGGAGCCGAGGCCAACGAAACCGCGCTCAAGATCTCCCGGCTGACGGGTCGGACGAAGGTGGTGGCCACCACAGGGGGCTTTCACGGCCGCACGATGGGGGCCTTGGCCTTGACGGGCCAACCCGGCAAGCAGGAACCGTTCGAGCCGCTTCCGACGGGTGTGGTGCATGTCCCCTACGGGGACACGGCAGCACTCGAGTCCGAAGTGGACGAATCTACGGCTGCCGTTTTCCTCGAACCGATCCAGGGTGAAAACGGTGTGGTCGTGCCGCCGGACGGATACCTGCAGGCTGCTCGCGACATCGCGACCCGGTACGGCGCACTTCTCGTGATCGACGAGGTGCAGACCGGCATCGGGCGCACCGGACACTGGTTCGCCTTCCAGCGCAGCGGGATCGTGCCCGACGTCATCACGCTGGCCAAAGGACTCGGTGGTGGTCTGCCGATGGGCGCCTGCATCGGAATCGGCGACACCGGGACGTTGTTGCGTCCCGGCCAGCACGGCACCACCTTCGGAGGAAACCCGGTCGCCTGTGCTGCGGCGCTCGCGGTCCTGCGGACCATCGCCTCCGACAGCCTGCTGGAACACGCCGATCGTCTCGGCAAGGACATCACGGCCCGCGTTCAGCGGATGAACCATCCGCTGGTTTCCGAGGTACGCGGTGCAGGGCTGCTGATCGGCATCGCGCTGAACGCGGCGGTGGCACCACAGGTGGCCGCTGCCGCGCAGGGCAGCGGTTATCTGCTCAACCCCGTACAACCGGATGTGCTGCGACTCGCGCCGCCCCTGGTGCTGGAGCCGGATCAGGCACAGCGATTCCTGTCCGACCTGCCCGCCTTGCTGTCCACACATGAGGGGAATGCCTGA
- the argB gene encoding acetylglutamate kinase: MTSRTANSDDRVGRADDRLATAGAKAGVLTEALPWLERFHGATVVIKYGGNAMTDDGLKRAFAEDMVFLRLAGLHPVIVHGGGPQITTMLDRLGMEGEFRGGLRVTTPETMDVVRMVLVGQVGRELVGLINQHGPHAVGMSGEDAHLFTARRRSALVDGEPVDVGLVGDVVSVNPEAVWDLIHAGRIPVVSTVAPDADGVVHNVNADTAAGALAVALGAEKLVVLTDVEGLYTDWPDRSSLVSRLDADRLERMLPDLASGMVPKMEACLRAVRGGVPRAHVIDGRLAHSVLLEVFTSQGVGTMVVPPDEQAGLRAAEGEDG; encoded by the coding sequence ATGACTTCCCGTACTGCGAACAGTGACGACCGTGTGGGCAGGGCCGACGACCGGCTGGCCACCGCGGGTGCGAAAGCCGGGGTACTGACCGAGGCACTGCCGTGGTTGGAGCGCTTCCACGGTGCCACGGTGGTCATCAAGTACGGCGGCAACGCCATGACCGATGATGGCCTCAAGCGAGCCTTCGCCGAGGACATGGTGTTCCTCCGGCTTGCGGGACTGCATCCGGTCATCGTGCACGGTGGGGGTCCACAGATCACCACCATGCTGGATCGTCTGGGCATGGAGGGTGAGTTCCGCGGGGGCTTGCGCGTGACCACGCCCGAGACCATGGACGTCGTGCGAATGGTGCTCGTCGGTCAGGTCGGGCGCGAACTCGTCGGACTGATCAACCAGCACGGCCCACATGCGGTGGGCATGTCCGGTGAGGACGCGCACCTGTTCACCGCCCGGCGGCGTAGCGCACTCGTCGACGGTGAGCCGGTGGATGTGGGGCTGGTCGGTGATGTGGTCTCGGTGAACCCGGAAGCGGTATGGGACCTGATCCATGCCGGACGGATTCCGGTGGTCTCGACCGTGGCCCCCGACGCCGACGGCGTGGTGCACAACGTCAACGCCGACACGGCGGCCGGTGCGCTCGCCGTCGCACTGGGTGCCGAGAAGCTCGTGGTGTTGACCGATGTCGAAGGTCTGTACACCGACTGGCCGGATCGTTCCTCGCTGGTGTCGCGGTTGGATGCCGACAGACTGGAGCGGATGCTGCCCGACCTGGCCTCCGGGATGGTCCCGAAGATGGAGGCGTGCCTGCGCGCGGTGCGTGGCGGAGTGCCGCGCGCGCACGTGATCGACGGCAGGCTCGCGCACTCGGTGCTGCTGGAAGTGTTCACCAGCCAGGGCGTCGGCACGATGGTCGTTCCGCCCGATGAACAGGCCGGTCTCCGGGCCGCGGAAGGGGAGGACGGATGA
- the argJ gene encoding bifunctional glutamate N-acetyltransferase/amino-acid acetyltransferase ArgJ, whose amino-acid sequence MSVTGPAGFRAAGVAAGIKAGGPDLALVVNDGPQDAAAGVFTTNKVKAAPVLWSQQVLQERRLRAVVLNSGGANACTGPEGFQDTHTTAEKVAEVLGTGAIGVAVCSTGLIGQRLPMEALLSGVDTAAKSLDASEQAATDVATAVLTTDGGPKQAYVSHPDGWSIGGFAKGAGMLAPNLATMLSVLTTDAVVDGTELDAALRAASRTTFDRIDVDGGTSTNDTVLVLASGASGVRPSSSEFVEQLTTISADLVRQMQHGAEGATKAIDITVRGAVSEDDAVRIGRVVAEDNLVSTALFGSDPNWGRIAMALGRAQAEIDVDKVEIITNGVTLYAGGTRAQDRSAADLSGRDIEIVIDLHLGEHAATILTTDLSHGYVEENSAYSS is encoded by the coding sequence ATGAGCGTGACCGGACCTGCCGGTTTTCGGGCGGCCGGGGTGGCCGCGGGGATCAAGGCCGGAGGGCCCGACTTGGCATTGGTCGTCAATGACGGACCGCAGGATGCCGCGGCGGGCGTGTTCACCACGAACAAGGTCAAAGCCGCGCCGGTGTTGTGGTCGCAACAGGTGCTGCAGGAACGGCGGCTGCGCGCGGTGGTGCTCAATTCCGGTGGGGCCAACGCCTGTACGGGCCCGGAAGGGTTCCAGGACACCCACACCACCGCCGAGAAGGTGGCCGAGGTTCTGGGCACGGGCGCGATCGGTGTCGCAGTGTGCTCGACCGGACTGATCGGCCAGCGGCTGCCGATGGAGGCGCTTCTGTCCGGTGTGGATACCGCAGCCAAGTCGCTGGATGCCTCGGAGCAGGCGGCCACGGACGTGGCGACGGCGGTTCTGACCACCGACGGTGGCCCCAAGCAGGCGTATGTCTCGCATCCCGACGGCTGGTCGATAGGGGGGTTCGCCAAGGGAGCCGGGATGCTGGCACCGAATCTGGCGACCATGCTCAGCGTCCTGACCACCGACGCCGTGGTCGACGGCACGGAACTCGACGCCGCGTTGCGTGCAGCCTCCCGGACCACCTTCGACCGGATCGACGTGGACGGCGGTACCTCCACCAACGACACCGTGCTCGTGCTTGCCTCCGGTGCCTCCGGTGTCCGCCCTTCGAGTTCGGAGTTCGTCGAGCAGCTCACCACGATCAGCGCCGATCTCGTGCGGCAGATGCAGCACGGTGCGGAAGGGGCGACCAAGGCGATCGACATCACCGTTCGAGGTGCGGTCAGCGAGGACGACGCCGTGCGCATCGGCCGGGTGGTGGCCGAGGACAACCTGGTCTCCACGGCACTGTTCGGCTCGGATCCGAACTGGGGACGGATCGCGATGGCGCTGGGCCGAGCGCAGGCCGAGATCGACGTCGACAAGGTCGAAATCATCACGAACGGCGTCACGCTCTACGCCGGGGGAACCCGCGCGCAGGACCGCAGTGCGGCGGATCTGTCCGGCCGCGACATCGAGATCGTCATCGATCTGCATCTCGGTGAGCACGCGGCGACCATCCTGACCACCGATCTGTCCCACGGCTACGTCGAAGAGAACAGCGCCTACTCCTCATGA